From the genome of Pelobates fuscus isolate aPelFus1 chromosome 6, aPelFus1.pri, whole genome shotgun sequence, one region includes:
- the NKX6-1 gene encoding homeobox protein Nkx-6.1 has translation MLTLGQMDGTRQSAFLLSSPPLAALHSMAEMKNPLYPAYALPGQPCSSSASSSSSSSSSSPSPPLGSPNQVTLKHSSSSSPSSGVLSSLGTPPPQISSTATPHGINDILSRPVVSCLSSLTGASLTPSTAVSSAGVATSSPAGILAGLPRFSSLSPPPPPPHGLYFSPSAAVAVARYPKPLTDLPGRTPIFWPGMMQSPPWRDARLACGPHQGSVLLDKDGKRKHTRPTFSGQQIFALEKTFEQTKYLAGPERARLAYSLGMTESQVKVWFQNRRTKWRKKHAAEMATAKKKQDTETERLKGASDNEEEDDDYNKPLDPNSDDEKINQLLKKHKSSSSLLLQQSENDSSS, from the exons ATGTTAACGTTAGGGCAGATGGATGGCACCAGGCAGAGCGCTTTTCTCCTCAGTAGCCCTCCCCTGGCAGCCCTACACAGCATGGCAGAGATGAAGAACCCTCTCTATCCAGCCTATGCCCTCCCAGGGCAACCCTGTTCTTCATCTGCTTCttcatcatcctcctcctcctcatcttcTCCATCTCCACCCTTAGGCTCCCCAAACCAAGTCACCCTGAAACACTCTTCATCTTCATCACCATCAAGTGGGGTTCTTTCCTCTTTGGGAACACCTCCCCCTCAAATATCATCAACAGCTACCCCTCATGGGATCAATGATATTTTGAGTCGCCCAGTAGTCTCATGCCTTTCATCCCTCACTGGGGCTTCCCTCACCCCTTCCACTGCAGTTTCCTCTGCTGGTGTTGCCACCTCTTCTCCTGCAGGAATTCTGGCAGGACTCCCCAGATTCAGTAGTTTGAGCCCCCCACCTCCTCCACCTCATGGACTTTACTTCAGTCCCAGTGCTGCAGTAGCTGTGGCTAGGTACCCCAAACCACTGACAGATCTTCCAGGAAGGACCCCAATCTTCTGGCCTGGAATGATGCAAAGCCCACCATGGAGAGATGCAAGACTGGCCTGTGGCCCCC ACCAGGGCTCAGTCTTGCTGGATAAGGATGGAAAGAGGAAACACACTCGCCCCACGTTCTCAGGACAGCAGATCTTCGCTTTAGAAAAGACATTCGAGCAGACGAAATATCTAGCGGGTCCAGAGAGAGCCAGGCTGGCGTATTCCCTGGGAATGACTGAGAGCCAAGTCAAG GTGTGGTTCCAGAACAGGAGGACCAAATGGAGGAAAAAGCATGCTGCAGAGATGGCCACAGCCAAAAAGAAGCAGGACACGGAAACTGAGAGACTGAAGGGGGCTTCAGATAACGAGGAAGAGGATGATGACTATAACAAGCCCTTGGACCCCAACTCAGACGATGAGAAGATCAACCAACTTCTTAAGAAACACAAATCCAGCAGCTCACTGCTTCTGCAGCAGTCTGAAAATGACAGCTCTTCTTAG